In Zunongwangia profunda SM-A87, the following proteins share a genomic window:
- a CDS encoding iron ABC transporter permease, producing the protein MQQVGKYVSIWAILSLMLIALTLLNISLGSVNIPFNDIFSSFMNAEVSKETYRYIILDYRLPKAFTAIIAGSGLAISGLLMQTMFRNPLAGPYVLGLSSGASLGVAIVIMGATLIGGSFVALALSKWTLVIASSLGSLMVLFAIVLASVRLRDTMAILIVGLMFASLTGAVVSILSYFSPAAQLQQYIFWSFGSLGDLSWEEVGILAIFWFLGISLAIFSIKNLNSLLLGEAYARSLGVNIRRNRMLIILATSLLAGSITAFCGPIAFIGLAVPHLIRQVLPVNNHLILMPAVILGGAILMLICDIVSQLPGMEFTLPINAITSIIGAPVVIWLLIRKQKFLF; encoded by the coding sequence ATGCAACAAGTAGGAAAATATGTCTCGATATGGGCGATTTTGAGTCTTATGCTGATTGCCCTAACACTGCTTAATATCAGTCTGGGATCGGTAAATATCCCTTTCAACGATATCTTTTCCTCTTTTATGAATGCTGAAGTTTCTAAAGAAACCTACCGCTATATCATTTTAGATTATCGACTTCCTAAGGCATTTACAGCAATAATCGCCGGCTCCGGACTCGCCATTAGCGGATTGTTAATGCAAACCATGTTTAGAAATCCTCTTGCGGGGCCTTATGTTTTAGGTTTAAGCAGTGGGGCAAGTTTAGGGGTTGCCATCGTAATTATGGGAGCCACTTTAATTGGAGGAAGCTTTGTTGCTTTGGCTCTCTCTAAATGGACTTTAGTGATCGCCTCTAGTTTAGGGAGTTTAATGGTGCTTTTTGCTATTGTTTTAGCTTCTGTACGATTACGAGATACTATGGCCATTTTGATTGTGGGTTTAATGTTTGCCAGTTTAACGGGAGCAGTGGTAAGCATATTAAGTTACTTTAGCCCGGCAGCGCAACTACAGCAATATATTTTCTGGTCATTTGGTAGTCTTGGCGACCTATCCTGGGAAGAAGTGGGTATCCTTGCCATTTTCTGGTTCCTGGGCATTAGTTTGGCGATTTTCAGCATTAAAAACCTAAACAGTTTATTACTTGGCGAAGCATATGCCAGAAGTCTGGGGGTTAATATTCGCAGAAACCGAATGCTTATCATACTCGCTACAAGCTTACTTGCCGGCAGTATTACCGCATTTTGCGGGCCAATCGCTTTTATAGGCCTGGCGGTGCCACATTTAATTCGGCAGGTGCTACCGGTGAACAACCACCTTATTTTAATGCCTGCTGTAATTTTAGGCGGGGCGATTTTAATGCTTATCTGTGATATTGTGTCTCAATTACCGGGAATGGAGTTTACCTTACCTATAAATGCAATAACATCTATAATTGGTGCGCCCGTAGTGATTTGGTTACTCATTAGAAAACAAAAATTCCTGTTTTAG
- a CDS encoding RNA polymerase sigma factor, protein MKEQTFLNIINPFKDKIYRLALRLLTSKEAAQDATQDVIIKLWKQNDKINDYANVEAFAMTVTKNYCYDQLKLKQNNNLRIVHTNYDNNEISGQRQLELKDEMQWINEILKTLPEQQQAIFQLRDVEQYEFEEICKIMNMKNTAVRVALSRARKKIKESLIKQHSYGIG, encoded by the coding sequence ATGAAAGAACAAACATTCTTAAATATTATCAACCCTTTTAAGGATAAGATTTATCGTTTGGCGCTAAGATTGCTTACCTCTAAAGAAGCGGCACAGGATGCCACTCAGGATGTAATCATAAAACTTTGGAAACAAAATGATAAAATCAATGATTATGCCAACGTAGAAGCGTTTGCAATGACGGTTACCAAGAATTATTGTTACGATCAATTAAAGCTGAAGCAAAACAATAATCTTAGGATTGTACATACAAATTATGATAATAACGAAATTTCTGGGCAACGACAACTAGAACTGAAAGATGAAATGCAGTGGATTAACGAAATTTTAAAAACACTACCCGAGCAACAGCAGGCCATTTTTCAGTTAAGAGATGTAGAGCAGTACGAATTTGAAGAGATTTGTAAAATCATGAATATGAAAAATACGGCGGTGCGAGTAGCACTTTCCCGTGCAAGAAAAAAAATTAAAGAAAGTCTTATTAAACAACACAGCTATGGAATTGGATAG
- a CDS encoding YncE family protein, whose translation MNKFLVFGAIVGSLFFSSCSSDDDNIIDNGNEVETPESFPYKEGVIILNEGSQAAGTVSFLDWDFTAVENDIFETVNEEMDLGNYVQSIFFDGDTAYIISNGSNLITAVDRYTFEYKGIVDSGLTVPMFGVAYNGKAYVANRNLTWGDGYTTDDFLTVIDLETLEVEKTIQAGKVLGQVFEKDGLIYVENAAFGLGNSILVFNPETNAFEDTYELFVNDEDETEGLTSIEIIDNVIYALSNQNLYTLNLSTGEELTKTDLSNIGSTNNLDIEDGIIYFTSGTSVYTINEGDLESPESPLFSYESTSAYGKMYGFKVDDGYIYTSDGGDFASAGTVEIYTTTGEFVKEFNVGVGPNSFYFNK comes from the coding sequence ATGAACAAATTTTTAGTCTTTGGAGCCATAGTTGGTTCTTTATTTTTTAGCTCGTGTAGCAGTGATGATGATAATATTATAGACAATGGAAATGAGGTAGAAACTCCTGAATCCTTTCCATATAAAGAAGGCGTAATTATCTTAAATGAAGGATCACAGGCAGCAGGAACTGTATCTTTTTTAGATTGGGATTTTACAGCTGTAGAAAATGATATTTTTGAAACCGTAAACGAAGAAATGGACTTGGGTAATTATGTTCAATCCATATTTTTTGATGGAGATACGGCTTATATAATTTCTAACGGGTCCAATCTGATTACTGCTGTAGATCGCTATACATTTGAATACAAAGGAATTGTTGATAGCGGTCTAACAGTACCTATGTTTGGTGTCGCTTATAATGGTAAAGCTTATGTGGCCAATCGTAATTTGACTTGGGGAGATGGATATACTACAGATGATTTTTTAACTGTTATTGATTTGGAAACTCTGGAAGTAGAAAAAACTATACAAGCTGGTAAAGTCTTAGGACAAGTATTCGAAAAAGATGGTTTAATTTATGTTGAAAACGCGGCGTTTGGATTAGGGAACAGTATTCTAGTATTTAATCCTGAAACAAATGCATTTGAAGATACATATGAGCTTTTTGTAAATGATGAAGATGAAACCGAAGGTTTAACTTCTATAGAAATCATTGATAACGTAATCTATGCATTGTCGAATCAGAATCTTTATACTTTAAATTTGAGTACTGGGGAAGAATTAACTAAAACAGATCTAAGTAATATTGGATCCACTAATAATCTTGATATTGAAGATGGAATAATTTATTTTACTTCTGGAACTTCTGTTTATACTATTAATGAAGGTGATCTAGAATCGCCAGAATCCCCATTATTCTCATATGAAAGCACTTCAGCTTACGGAAAAATGTACGGATTCAAAGTAGACGATGGTTATATCTATACATCAGATGGTGGAGATTTTGCCTCTGCCGGAACTGTAGAAATTTATACGACCACCGGAGAATTCGTGAAAGAATTTAATGTAGGTGTTGGACCAAACAGCTTCTATTTTAATAAGTAA
- a CDS encoding ABC transporter substrate-binding protein, translating to MKKIGILFIFLLSLACKEAEKSKTLAENPEGKEIAIEYANGFSITEFKDYSIIEVNSPWPEAEKSFKYLLAKKEAKIPENVTYDQKVTIPVQKIVVTSTTHIPALEALNETSTLKGFPGLDYISSEQTRNLIDSGAIKEVGKNESLNTEVLIDLQPDVVIGFAINADNKSFSTIQKTGIPVVYNGEWMESSALGKAEWIKFFGALYDESKAADSIFQRIESNYQSAKKLAETAENKPTVLSGAMYKDQWYLPYGNSWQAQMIKDANAEYLWADTKGSGSLSLSFESVLDKAQDADFWISAGQFTSYSGMLEQSQHYSQFKAVQDKKVFSVSMSKGETGGVIFYELGPNRPDLILKDLISIFHPQLLENYQPTFYKALND from the coding sequence GTGAAAAAAATCGGAATTCTTTTTATTTTCCTTTTAAGTCTTGCCTGCAAAGAAGCAGAAAAGTCAAAAACTTTAGCTGAAAATCCAGAAGGAAAGGAAATTGCTATCGAATATGCTAATGGATTTTCTATAACTGAATTTAAGGATTACAGCATCATCGAAGTAAATTCTCCATGGCCGGAAGCTGAAAAGTCTTTTAAATATCTGCTGGCTAAAAAGGAGGCAAAAATTCCTGAAAATGTAACTTATGATCAAAAAGTGACGATTCCGGTTCAAAAAATAGTGGTGACTTCTACTACACATATTCCGGCTTTGGAAGCTTTAAACGAAACCAGTACCTTAAAAGGTTTCCCGGGACTGGATTATATTTCTTCAGAACAAACAAGAAATTTAATCGATTCCGGAGCCATAAAAGAGGTTGGTAAAAACGAAAGCTTAAATACCGAAGTTTTAATCGATCTTCAACCAGATGTTGTAATAGGCTTTGCTATTAACGCTGATAATAAAAGTTTTAGCACCATTCAAAAAACAGGAATCCCTGTTGTTTACAATGGAGAATGGATGGAATCCTCGGCATTGGGAAAGGCTGAATGGATTAAATTTTTTGGGGCGCTTTACGACGAATCTAAAGCAGCAGATTCGATTTTTCAACGTATTGAATCTAATTATCAATCGGCTAAAAAACTGGCCGAAACTGCTGAAAATAAACCTACAGTGCTTAGCGGTGCTATGTACAAAGATCAATGGTATCTTCCTTATGGTAATAGTTGGCAGGCACAAATGATAAAAGATGCTAATGCGGAATATCTTTGGGCAGACACCAAAGGCTCGGGTAGTCTTTCCCTATCGTTTGAGTCGGTTTTGGATAAAGCACAAGATGCTGATTTTTGGATAAGTGCGGGGCAGTTTACATCGTATAGCGGAATGCTGGAGCAATCGCAACATTATTCACAGTTTAAAGCAGTTCAGGATAAAAAAGTATTTTCGGTAAGTATGAGCAAAGGGGAAACCGGTGGCGTGATTTTTTACGAATTGGGTCCCAACCGTCCGGATCTTATTCTTAAAGATCTTATTTCTATATTCCATCCACAGCTTTTAGAAAATTATCAACCTACATTTTACAAAGCCTTAAACGATTAA
- a CDS encoding DUF4252 domain-containing protein: MRIIKTLSFIAVSLLILACNNEKTLQQYYVENQEDSKFISLDIPTSLFAKSDNLEPEQRKTLESVRKINVLAYPLNGENDSFDAEKAELEEILSNDEYQLLMKFGSNDRKAALYFTGEEDAIDEIVAFGYDRERGMGVARILGKDMNPQKIMELIKSLDGEDVNVEGLKGFAEMMGGDSGNIKVTTDSTKVRSGISVDVEVDTISTEN, translated from the coding sequence ATGAGAATCATCAAAACCCTCAGTTTTATAGCAGTAAGTCTTTTGATATTAGCCTGTAATAATGAAAAGACTTTACAGCAATATTATGTAGAAAATCAGGAAGATAGCAAGTTTATTTCTTTAGATATTCCTACCAGTCTTTTTGCTAAATCAGATAATTTAGAACCAGAGCAGCGAAAAACTTTAGAGAGCGTTCGTAAAATAAATGTACTGGCTTATCCTTTAAATGGTGAAAATGACTCTTTTGATGCGGAAAAAGCCGAATTAGAAGAAATTCTTAGTAATGATGAATATCAGTTACTAATGAAATTTGGTAGTAATGATAGAAAGGCGGCACTTTACTTTACCGGTGAAGAAGATGCCATAGACGAAATTGTAGCTTTTGGATATGATCGCGAACGGGGAATGGGAGTCGCCAGAATTTTAGGAAAGGATATGAATCCTCAAAAAATTATGGAGCTTATAAAGTCTCTGGATGGCGAAGATGTTAATGTAGAAGGTTTAAAAGGTTTTGCCGAAATGATGGGAGGAGACTCTGGCAATATTAAAGTAACTACAGACTCGACGAAAGTGCGATCAGGTATCTCTGTAGATGTTGAAGTTGATACGATATCAACAGAAAATTAG
- a CDS encoding MAC/perforin domain-containing protein, translated as MKMNKFLVFGAIVGSLFFSSCSSDDDIRVQNGGNMDSQEIITIRERNSNDPLILSNKDLPKEKKVLKSNDFTKQSSLQNEDYLGRSYDIISNGIGSTEGVRYPIIDIEKFILDNPDYYYSTQLKQSKANSFSFSNFERFASKSNHSSKISSNFSINLGVFSIGSKHKYERAFSSETINETNRVFGEVNVSIEDASYKLLVSSNSLKKIREKYLRPSFLDELYNTTNKEFIQNYGGLVITDYISGGRANAVFTGIHTENSNSQTSESSMDNSISASFSYESYGASADIGFGNTNGSVIASANNISDFKTSIITYGGNYGFSGFTIPKSIDDVNIDLSNWASSLNDSNNHVLIDFNDNGLYPITDFIREANLSYNLNRIINGNGLKVEAENLIEPRIEARWVLYQYGIGSIALVLKTRFNDDLVLKYSNFVGYWNNTQEMVSFAENESDDLLQFYNLEVVAVPYTPGIAYNPLSNPNLPIYSVHYNFEYRISDISESSMKKYYDSNNEILYLVSNTSEGKFAYSIQDDYILDTYGIRNWVDSMQTIQMSNKDLDNYTIVGL; from the coding sequence ATGAAAATGAACAAATTTTTAGTCTTTGGAGCCATAGTTGGTTCTTTATTTTTTAGCTCGTGTAGCAGTGATGATGATATACGGGTACAAAACGGAGGCAATATGGATTCTCAAGAAATTATTACAATTAGAGAGCGAAATTCTAATGACCCTTTAATTTTGAGTAATAAAGATTTACCTAAAGAAAAAAAAGTTTTAAAATCAAATGATTTTACGAAGCAATCTTCTCTTCAGAATGAGGATTATTTGGGCAGATCTTATGACATAATTTCTAATGGTATTGGTTCTACTGAAGGAGTGAGATATCCAATTATAGATATTGAAAAATTTATTTTGGATAATCCTGATTATTATTACTCTACTCAATTAAAACAATCTAAAGCTAATAGTTTTTCATTTTCAAATTTTGAAAGATTTGCTTCTAAGTCCAATCATTCTTCAAAAATTTCATCAAATTTTAGTATTAATTTAGGTGTCTTTAGTATTGGTTCTAAACATAAATATGAAAGAGCGTTTTCAAGTGAAACTATAAATGAGACAAATAGAGTTTTTGGAGAGGTCAATGTTTCAATCGAGGATGCATCCTATAAATTATTAGTAAGCTCCAACTCACTAAAGAAAATTAGAGAGAAATATTTGAGACCATCTTTCCTAGATGAGCTTTATAATACAACAAATAAAGAATTCATTCAAAATTATGGAGGTCTAGTTATCACAGATTATATATCTGGAGGTAGAGCGAATGCTGTTTTTACAGGGATACACACTGAAAATTCTAATTCTCAAACATCTGAAAGTTCTATGGATAATTCCATAAGTGCTTCTTTTAGTTATGAATCTTATGGAGCATCTGCTGACATTGGTTTTGGTAATACAAATGGTAGTGTTATAGCTAGTGCGAATAATATATCAGATTTTAAAACGTCGATTATAACATACGGCGGTAATTATGGTTTTAGTGGTTTTACAATTCCTAAAAGTATTGATGATGTAAATATTGATTTGTCAAATTGGGCATCATCATTAAATGATTCAAATAATCATGTTTTAATAGACTTTAATGATAATGGTCTTTATCCCATAACAGATTTTATTAGAGAAGCTAATCTCAGTTATAATTTAAATAGAATAATAAATGGCAATGGCCTTAAGGTAGAGGCTGAAAATCTTATAGAGCCACGTATCGAAGCAAGATGGGTATTATATCAGTATGGTATCGGGAGTATTGCTCTTGTATTAAAAACGCGATTTAATGATGATTTGGTACTTAAATACTCAAATTTTGTTGGATATTGGAATAATACTCAAGAAATGGTGAGTTTTGCTGAAAATGAGTCAGATGATTTATTACAATTTTATAACTTGGAAGTTGTGGCCGTTCCATATACTCCCGGAATTGCTTATAACCCTCTTTCAAATCCTAATTTGCCAATTTATTCTGTACACTACAATTTTGAATATAGAATCAGTGATATTAGTGAAAGTAGTATGAAAAAATATTATGATTCAAATAATGAAATTTTATACTTAGTTTCTAATACAAGCGAAGGTAAATTTGCATACTCAATACAAGACGATTACATTTTGGATACTTATGGTATTAGGAATTGGGTGGATAGTATGCAAACCATACAGATGAGTAATAAAGATTTAGATAATTATACAATAGTAGGATTATAG
- a CDS encoding S41 family peptidase, with the protein MKRLLLFAFLCGSLMTSCSEDMDDVVDDGVLTDPENVEIEDFIYRGMDEIYLYKSDIPELADDYFDTEQDYYAYLADWDTPANLFYQGLVASQDRFSFITDDYIALENSFSGISQTTGVDYRLYRFSNSNDIFGIVRYIIPGSNAEGTAIKRGDLFTEINGETLTVSNYASLLASPSVTFSLAEINDNTVTNTGEEVTIANSEITENPVLIQDVLEVEGLKIGYLMYNSFVADFDIQLNDAFAYFAAENIDELILDLRYNGGGRVSSATAMASMITGSYTGEIFAKKQWNEDYQNYFLANAPDELFNYFVDKIQGGTDINKLNLSSLYVIGTSSTASASELVINGLKPYIDVYLIGNTTTGKSQASVTLYDSPNFGRTNANPDHKYAIQPLVYESVNANDIVVPYDGIEPDVEIEESLSNYGVLGDPSEPMLAAAINAITGKTSKIQTRTIQKEFNYQEFAESSSLKPNYKRMYIDELPSLNLRN; encoded by the coding sequence ATGAAAAGATTATTACTATTCGCATTCCTTTGTGGTAGTTTGATGACGTCCTGTTCTGAAGATATGGATGATGTTGTAGATGATGGGGTACTTACAGATCCTGAAAATGTGGAAATTGAAGACTTCATTTATCGTGGGATGGACGAAATCTATCTTTACAAGTCGGATATCCCAGAATTAGCTGATGATTATTTTGATACTGAACAAGATTATTATGCATATCTGGCAGATTGGGATACTCCGGCAAATTTATTTTATCAAGGTCTGGTAGCCTCTCAGGATCGCTTTAGTTTTATTACTGATGATTATATTGCTCTAGAAAATAGCTTTAGCGGTATTTCACAGACCACTGGTGTGGATTACAGGTTATATCGCTTCTCTAACTCTAATGATATATTTGGAATCGTAAGATATATCATTCCCGGAAGTAATGCAGAGGGAACCGCAATAAAAAGAGGGGATCTTTTTACCGAAATCAATGGCGAAACATTAACTGTTAGTAATTATGCTTCCCTGCTAGCCAGTCCATCAGTTACTTTTTCTTTAGCTGAAATTAATGATAATACCGTTACGAATACTGGTGAAGAGGTTACCATAGCAAACAGTGAAATTACAGAGAACCCTGTGCTTATACAGGATGTTCTTGAAGTAGAAGGTTTAAAAATAGGTTATCTAATGTATAATAGTTTTGTAGCCGATTTTGATATTCAACTAAATGACGCTTTTGCCTATTTTGCTGCTGAAAATATCGATGAACTTATATTAGATTTAAGGTATAATGGTGGAGGTCGTGTTTCTTCTGCTACCGCTATGGCGAGTATGATCACTGGTTCTTATACCGGAGAAATCTTTGCCAAAAAGCAATGGAATGAAGATTATCAGAATTACTTTCTGGCCAATGCACCAGATGAGTTGTTTAATTACTTTGTAGATAAAATTCAAGGTGGAACAGATATAAATAAATTGAATCTTTCCAGCTTATATGTTATAGGTACTTCCAGTACGGCATCGGCCAGTGAATTGGTTATAAATGGATTAAAACCTTATATTGATGTGTATTTAATAGGTAATACAACTACCGGTAAATCGCAGGCTTCAGTAACACTTTACGATAGCCCCAACTTTGGTAGAACAAATGCAAATCCTGATCACAAATATGCGATACAACCTTTGGTATATGAATCTGTAAATGCAAATGATATTGTTGTGCCTTACGACGGAATTGAGCCAGATGTAGAAATAGAAGAATCACTTTCTAACTATGGTGTTTTAGGAGATCCTTCTGAGCCTATGCTGGCTGCGGCGATCAATGCCATAACAGGGAAAACTTCTAAAATACAAACCAGAACAATTCAAAAAGAATTTAATTATCAGGAGTTTGCAGAGAGTTCATCTTTAAAACCAAATTACAAAAGAATGTATATCGATGAATTACCTAGCTTAAACTTAAGAAATTAA
- a CDS encoding helix-turn-helix domain-containing protein yields MENQNLSNRIKNFRILKGFSQEALAEHSGLSVRTIQRMENNDRIPNADSLKKVAEALGISIEELSKNTKSLSDLQYLKALNLSALSSLIFALWLGTTSPIVLICSCFIPAIMWVWKKDQIEGIDKLSKTIINIQLTWTIIAFTIPLFINIIFIPFILQPMIQMLNIAIENLRDINNNYIWSGIILLNVFLVLINTFRVHSKKKLRHIIKINFIR; encoded by the coding sequence ATGGAAAATCAAAATTTATCAAACCGTATTAAAAATTTTAGAATCCTAAAAGGCTTTTCTCAGGAAGCACTGGCAGAACATTCGGGTTTAAGTGTACGTACTATACAGCGAATGGAAAACAATGACCGTATACCAAATGCAGACTCCCTAAAAAAAGTAGCAGAGGCTTTAGGAATTTCCATTGAGGAACTTTCTAAGAATACCAAATCTCTTAGCGATTTACAATATCTTAAAGCACTAAACCTTTCTGCTTTATCATCGCTAATTTTTGCTTTATGGTTGGGAACTACATCTCCAATCGTTCTTATTTGTAGTTGCTTTATCCCTGCTATCATGTGGGTTTGGAAGAAAGATCAAATCGAGGGAATAGATAAGCTCTCCAAAACGATTATAAATATTCAGCTTACATGGACTATTATTGCTTTTACAATACCATTATTTATTAATATAATTTTTATTCCGTTTATATTACAACCAATGATTCAAATGCTAAATATAGCTATCGAAAATTTAAGAGATATCAATAATAATTATATTTGGAGCGGAATAATCTTATTAAATGTATTCCTTGTATTAATAAATACGTTTAGAGTTCATTCCAAAAAAAAGCTAAGGCATATTATAAAGATCAATTTTATAAGATAA
- a CDS encoding TonB-dependent receptor plug domain-containing protein → MKKKLLFILVALGLFGSKLFSQSGEITVLDTVMLSDEKLVKFSTGQHVARLSDSLLRFNNPLLTEVLNFNTPIYFKENGLGMVSSPSFRGTSASQTAVIWNGININSQFNGQIDFNTVNSGAYDQIAVRGGGGSVVYGTGAIGGSIHLNNTLSFKKQQDHRLLLRYGSFNTLDARYNFKTARKKWSLNLAVSRNSSDNDYDYPNDRGKNLNGAFYNNSANIALGHRFNAQNTIKLISELYDGERHFSLIRPSENRTKYIDRSYRNLLEWNSEFSNFTQITRFAFIQEEYQYYGNIESDNFTFGKAHSYIGKYDLAYEASKDILLNAVIQNTYTKGEGSSIAENDRNIFSAAILMKHALTDKFQYEMGLRKEATDNYDSPLLYSLGANYEFSDFYSLQFNASRNFRIPTYNDLYWASSGNPELKPETSDQAEIGNIFSIATFEWGLTFFYNQIENMIRWVPGADGVWRPGNEDKVEVYGIESYISWQKKLVKDQILSASVNYAYNVSENDKSNRQLIYVPFHKLNGNITYQISRFTPSIQFLYNGKVFTRTDHSDQLDGYFLTNLGLSYAMDKQRNWQLGGKVNNLFNKEYQNVENRWMPGVNFNIYLNFKF, encoded by the coding sequence ATGAAGAAAAAACTACTTTTTATACTAGTAGCCTTAGGGCTTTTTGGATCTAAGCTATTTTCACAATCGGGTGAAATTACGGTTTTAGATACCGTTATGCTAAGTGACGAAAAACTGGTCAAATTCTCGACAGGACAACACGTAGCTCGGCTTTCGGATTCTCTGCTACGCTTTAATAATCCTTTGCTTACCGAAGTTTTAAATTTTAATACCCCTATTTATTTTAAGGAAAATGGACTTGGAATGGTTTCCTCACCATCATTTAGAGGGACTTCAGCTTCACAAACCGCGGTCATTTGGAACGGGATTAACATCAATTCCCAGTTTAACGGTCAAATTGATTTTAATACGGTAAATAGTGGTGCCTACGATCAAATTGCGGTTCGCGGTGGCGGCGGAAGTGTGGTTTATGGGACCGGTGCCATTGGGGGAAGCATTCATCTTAATAATACTCTATCATTCAAAAAACAACAGGATCATCGTCTTTTGCTGCGCTACGGTAGTTTTAATACACTGGATGCGCGTTACAATTTTAAAACCGCCCGAAAAAAATGGAGCCTAAATCTGGCAGTTTCAAGAAATAGTAGTGATAATGATTACGATTACCCCAATGATCGTGGCAAAAATTTAAATGGAGCATTTTATAATAATTCAGCTAATATTGCGCTAGGTCACCGCTTTAATGCTCAAAACACGATTAAGCTTATAAGTGAATTATACGATGGCGAGCGTCATTTTTCTTTAATTCGACCTTCAGAAAACCGTACAAAATATATTGATCGTTCTTATCGCAATTTGTTAGAATGGAATAGCGAATTTTCCAATTTTACCCAAATAACCAGATTTGCATTTATACAGGAAGAATATCAATATTACGGAAATATCGAAAGTGATAATTTTACCTTCGGAAAGGCCCATAGTTACATAGGGAAATACGATTTGGCCTATGAAGCTTCAAAGGATATCCTGCTAAATGCGGTGATCCAAAATACGTATACGAAAGGTGAGGGGAGTAGCATTGCTGAAAATGATCGAAATATATTTTCGGCAGCAATTTTAATGAAACATGCGCTTACTGATAAATTTCAATATGAAATGGGTTTGCGTAAAGAAGCTACCGATAACTATGATAGTCCGCTTCTATATTCTTTAGGCGCTAATTATGAATTTAGTGATTTTTATAGTTTACAATTTAACGCTTCCAGAAATTTTAGGATTCCCACTTATAATGATTTGTACTGGGCCTCTTCGGGGAATCCAGAATTAAAACCGGAAACTTCAGACCAGGCAGAAATAGGCAATATTTTTAGTATCGCAACTTTTGAGTGGGGGCTGACATTTTTTTACAATCAGATAGAAAATATGATTCGCTGGGTACCGGGAGCAGATGGTGTTTGGCGACCAGGTAATGAAGATAAAGTGGAGGTCTACGGCATAGAGTCATACATCAGCTGGCAAAAAAAGCTGGTTAAAGATCAAATTTTAAGTGCCAGTGTTAATTATGCCTATAACGTTTCAGAAAACGATAAAAGTAACCGACAATTGATTTATGTGCCATTCCATAAACTGAACGGAAATATTACGTATCAAATAAGTCGGTTTACACCATCTATTCAATTTTTATATAACGGGAAGGTTTTTACCAGAACCGATCATAGTGATCAACTTGATGGATATTTTTTAACCAACCTGGGACTTTCTTATGCTATGGATAAGCAAAGGAACTGGCAGTTAGGCGGAAAAGTAAATAACCTGTTTAATAAGGAGTACCAAAATGTAGAAAACCGGTGGATGCCGGGAGTTAATTTTAATATATATCTGAATTTTAAATTTTAA
- a CDS encoding DUF4252 domain-containing protein — MKRIVIIIALFMAPFLAQSQDFAKYENMKNVDAMVMTSKMFKMLSKVDLSEGDPEAKKYMDMIENLSEIRLYKTNTSSIRSQMAKDFEAYLNKGSLDELMRIKDSGKNIKFYSKSDGKNDDIVKELLMFMDGDEEGEPISVILRITGKIDLTQLSKLTSDLNVPGADQLKNAKSKN; from the coding sequence ATGAAACGAATAGTAATAATCATAGCCCTTTTTATGGCCCCGTTTTTGGCACAATCGCAGGATTTTGCCAAATATGAAAACATGAAAAACGTCGATGCGATGGTAATGACCAGTAAGATGTTTAAAATGTTATCTAAAGTAGATCTTAGCGAAGGTGATCCTGAAGCTAAAAAATATATGGATATGATCGAAAATCTTAGCGAGATACGATTGTACAAAACAAACACCTCTTCTATAAGAAGTCAAATGGCTAAAGATTTTGAAGCTTACCTGAATAAAGGTTCATTAGACGAATTAATGCGAATTAAGGACTCTGGAAAAAACATTAAATTTTACTCGAAGTCAGATGGAAAAAATGATGATATCGTAAAAGAGCTATTAATGTTTATGGATGGTGACGAAGAAGGAGAACCAATTTCTGTAATCTTAAGGATTACCGGGAAAATCGATCTTACGCAGTTATCCAAATTAACATCAGATCTTAATGTACCAGGAGCAGATCAATTAAAAAATGCAAAATCTAAAAACTAA